The genomic stretch TAATTTGGTGTATATACCTCATTACAGAGAAGTGCAGGAATGTGTAAAGTCCCGTTGCAGGTATGAAAGGTCTTATTGCAGCAGCTCACAGGAACTTCATATTTCCCACTGTGATTAAACCACTGGGTATCCAACCAGTCTGTGTAGTACTTAACACCACAACACTGCAACTGTAACAGAAAAGTGTTATGtgccaaacacacacatatttacACAAACAGCCAATATTATTTACAGGCAAATACCTCACTTTGTAGGGCATTTACAGCATGGGTATCAGGATCTTGGTTGTTACCACTGTAGTTTTGAAACACATCTTTCAGAGGAGCCAAGTCTGCATCAAGCtacaaaaagataaaaaaatacacatttacaagcaacacagtaaaacaacataaaaaaaagaatggTACTATTTTAAAATGCATCTTTTGTATTTGAATTACCTGGCCTGTATGAACAGATGCCAATGTAGCAGTAGTACTCACAGCACAAAACACAACAATAAGAATATACACAAACTGAAAGACAGAAAAATGCGTGACCACCCATCATAATTATGACCATCCTAAAATAATTAAGTAGTAAATCCGAACTTTCTCCCACTTTTGTCACAACTAAATCAAATTCCTCACCGATGCTTGTAAACAACAGGAGGGGTCGCTGCTGGACAACACACAGCCCAAACTTCCACTGCTGAGGATGAGGACTCCACTGATAACAGCCAACAATGcagggaggagtatataaaaatTGCTAAAAAACAGACCATGGGATCTGTATTTATGCAGCAGAAATGCACCACCTATAATTAAAGAAATCCCAGCCAGCTAGacaatttaaaaacaaaggaaaaacaGGAATCAAAACACATGCGCAAACTTCAAAACCATTGTGTCATGTGCATTATGCCCTATGTCAGCAAATTTAGAGTCCAGTTGTTGGACATACATAcgttttttgtgttattttattttacctgaATTGACAAATGAAAGCCAAAAAGTGGGTAATTTTTAAGCTCACCAATAAAAGTAGAGAGACAGCCTTAATGCATATGTTAATGATTCTTCTGGGTAGATCCATTGCTCTGCTTTTATCAGCTGAAGATTATCTGCACATAAACACACATCTGTGTCCACGCAAAAGCAATCGCTGTCCAGTCCAACTTCAGCTGACACAAACGCTGTCCAGTCCAATTTCAATCAGCTGAAACAACGCTGTCCAGTCCAACTTTAATCACCTGACACAAACGCTGTCCAGTCCAACTTTAATCACCTGACACAAACGCTGTCCAGTCCAACTTCAGTCAGCTGACACAAACGAAAGCTGCGCACTTGATAGATGGAATGCAACCAAACCAAACAAAAACTGCGGAAGTGACTCATTGAATGATAAAGAGGAAATGGGGCACTGTAACAAAAACACCATCAAGattaaaaacaatatttgaagaaaattaaaattttaataaaaaagttattattatttaacacaTTCTAAAGAATTTGTAAGCTACAGTGGGTTACGCAAAGACTTACGTAAATAACATTTGTAAACAAACGAATAAAAATCAACACAATAAATATGTGAATAAATCTAAAAAACAATGGTGTCATCTACTGTCTGATAAATGGCATGACGTTTGacgtttatttacatttatttatttatttagtattAACATTACCCATTTTATAGTTGGTGTAGCTATTTCTTATCATtttatcaatttatttattaaaaaaatttggtCTGACGTCATTACCTTGCGTCAAACTCGCTTGTCATTGAGAGGCAAGATGGCGTCTGCACCAGATGCTCCAGACAGGGAGCTGGATGAATTATTGGACAGTAAGGTTTGACAGCGTGACGGATATGTAACATTTATGATAGAAAAAGTCTGAAAAAATTCGAATTTATTTTTTGATGCTCTTAAGTAAAGTATGGTTTGTAACGCGTTTATAAGCTAGTGTATTGACTGCTCGGCTAACTAGCATGAAAGCTCACGTTAGTTTCActgattgttgttgttttcttgTAGTTATGGGATAACACTAAATCTGCATTAAACTAACGGTAGAGACAGATTTATCCTGTCTCATTTCTAGTTACATATGAACTCGTATGTTGTGTACATCCAGATTTCGCAAATAAAAGTAACTGACACCAACAGTGCTGTCTTTTTCCCAGCCATGTGATTGGATAGAGTCAATCACGTGTTAATGTACTGTCAAAACAGTTATACGCAAGTGGTGGACGTGTTAGCTCAGTGTTTCCTCTTCTGCAGGTGCTCTTGATGATTTTGACAAGACAAATGTGCCACCACCGGCCCCTGAAGCTCAAGCTGCCCCTAATGCAGGAACAACAGAAGAAAAGGTAGTAAACTCTTTTTGGTTTGGTACGTGAGTTTATTCAAGTGGCGCCTATGACTGTTGGTTAATATTGGTGCATTTCATCCTCAGCCACCTCTGCTGGAGGACAGTAAGTTTTTCGAGACTATTTTTGATGGAGAGATGGCCAATCAAGCACGGGAGGAGTGGGAAAAAGCAATGAGTGAGCTAGCACAGGAAGAGCCCGAGCTTTTACAACATTTTCAGAAGCTGTCTGAGGCTGCTGGCAAAGTGGGTAAGTAATCCTGACAATGGATATTTTTATGAAAGAAAATGGAGTTTTGCATTTTCCATATTTTATTATCCTATTATTACAAGTAAGTTTGATTATACAATTTTGATTTAGGCTCAGATGTAGCTTCACAGCAAGAATTCACCTCCTGTCTTAAAGAAACCCTTAGTGGTATGGCGAAAAATGCAGACAACCTGCAGGTAAACCAACCTAACTTTGAAAGTACTTATTAGGATGCAAGGAAATTGTGTAACAAGATTTAGAACAATATattacataaaatatttttatttattgagaATATGGAAATGTCGTGTACATAAACCAGctcttttaaatttaaatgtaaaattcagtCTGCAGGATTGGCTGGAGATGACCTAGTTAAGACCTTGGAAAACCTGGGGTTGAATGAAAATGGTGAAGGAGGAGAAGATGGCAACATTCTCCCTATTATGCAATCTATCATGCAAAACCTTTTGTCCAAAGATGTTCTTTATCCTTCTCTTAAAGAGATAACAGAGAAGGTGAGATATGTACAGAATCTGCATGACTCTCAGCACCGTTTGTTGGTTTATGTCTACTTTTAAAGAGATTTGTACTTATTTGACTCAACTAACATTTAGTACCCTGAATGGCTGGAGAGCAACAAACAGTCTATCCCCCCGGACCAGTTCATACAGTATGAGCAACAGTACAAGATAATGGGAGAGATATGCAGCCAGTTTGAGAAAGAAGGTGATAAAGAGAGCACCTTTGAAAACATTCTGGAACTCATGCAGAaggtaagaaaaaatatattttcatacttttaagtgaaaattttagtttatgggtcagtgacaaaaacggtttggcaagatgagaaattaaaaatattttaaacttgttttaaaagcatgcatcaggtttattttaatgcacagtgtatttgtgttaattttatgcaataaaaaatgtaatttgcaccatttttatgaaagttaagacttaATAGACTGGAAAATGTCAAATTCCACCACAGaataagaaatattaaatattttatgccaccttgatggcatgtaagtgtaatcattaaaattagttaatttattagttttttctaaatgtaattttaatgcgtatttgtaatatttgtgacatatgctgaaaacagcggttttctaaataatctttgacaaattatttaaatttatgttaaaaaaaatcatattacacgtaattatattttattccacatttgttatgaatatatttatataaaaaaaaaaaaaatgctcgtTACActaattgacacagaccggttacacaaCAATGACGATTTTGCAATTATctcccaaatattctttcaaaatgaaataaaaccagaaattttaaacttggtcctcaaaaaagagaatgtatgcaagaaATCTGCaaaatttatttacattttttaactcttttacatttaatttatccatacggacacaaaataattaacgtcacatTTTTTACCCTTGTAACAAAATGGAAAAGTCTCTTCAAGTACCACAAACTGTCTTTTTCTCATAAATTTAAAACCTTAATTTTATATAAACCTTTTAGAAATTTTTAGAGGGAACCTATTTTGACTTGGAAATTCACATCATGACTGAACATCTCAACAGAACCTACTAATACTaagctttattttttaatgcaatAAATTAAATGTCTTACCCCTTAGCTGCAAGACTTGGGTCAACCTCCAAAAGAGCTTGCTGGAGAAGCAGTGAGTTCCATACTTTTCTCTCTCTATACTTGCCACTGTGCTGTATTTTGTCTCAATGTTTCTCCTCTTGTTTTTTCAGCCTCCCGGCCTGAACTTTGACCCAGAATCTCTGCATCTCCCTGGAGTACCAGGGGTCCCAGGGGCAGAGCAGTGCTCAATCATGTGATCTCAGTGAGGTCAAATTAATacatgtttaataataatacCGTTTGGATCTATATTTCAGAACTGGGCCTGGACACAGGTTATCATGCTCCCCTTTTAAAGGAGTTATTTGTGTCTGCCCTGAAACTGTGAACGTTCACTACATGCCGTTTACTTTGTAGTTCTTGTCCACAGAGTTTCTTTGAATTTTTCATCCCTAATCTATTTACCTAACTAATGCTAACTCACAGTTGATCTCGTGTGGGCTGACAGCTTGGTAGGAGTCATTTGAGTTTTGTAAAAGTCTTATACTTTTACATTCAAGCTCCTTTGACAAGTAGCTCAGTGGATTGTGTTGTCAGTAATTGGAGCACAAATGTGGATCATTACACTGTAAatgaagaatatttttttattaaaatttcaaCACCGCTAACATAAAGCTCCCAGGTCTACAAACACAGTATtgattatttcattttaactaAATATAGCTGCTCACGTGTCCTTCTGTTTTCACTGTAGCACATTTGTTAAAGTTAGGTGATTTAATAGTTAGTGACCAAAATTGATTTCCTGAATTCAATATTATCAAATTGCTAGCTGAGGACACTTAAGATGTTAGAGGTCCATAATATAtcccaaaatataattttgatgCCTTAATATAATGTTTGTGATTTAAGTAGAATGATTATCTCTTCTTACTGTATGTCTTTTAATAGATATTTTACCTTACTGCGTATCGACAGGTAGAGCGTTGGACGTAGTTAAATTACCATGTAGACGTGAATTATTTGTCACATTTGTCAACCTTAGTTCATTATGCTTTGATTAATAGGATTATTTTGTATAAGGTGGTGTTCAAATACAAATGATTACTCTGAAGTACCATTCAAAGATGAACATTGCATTAATCCCAGCAATCACAGAAGTTGTTTAAGATAGAGAGGATTTCAAAAAGAAAGATGAAGTTGCAAAGAGAAAAATCTATTTGACTATTAAGCTATTTAATTATAAGGAGCAGATGGTTACATGACTCTTTTGAGGAAACTCTCCTGCTTGACATGGCTATATGACAGTGTTGGCATGCTGTGTGGCCCATATAGAGATTGTGATGTAGACAGATAAAATGGGAGTGTGACAGAACGGTTTAATGGTTATAACACTCAGGGGTTGCTCAGACACCCAAGCACTTAAATCAGCTTATCCACACTTTTCTGTTAAGTGTTCTCTTAGATCTTACTGAATTACAActgtaaaaatctaaataaatgttataaattattttttgttttgtattctttttttgcACATACTCTTCTTACACTCACaattaatttagttttttttcatcTTTATAGACAAGAGACATTTTGTTTTTAGTCTGCCATAGTTTgcaattttctttttaaaagttaTTACAGATTTCAATTTTCAAATAGCTTTTCATAGTCTTTGCCCTTTCTAGACAGcccaataaaaacatttgtagaAACACACTCAAGAAAAAATTTCTGAAGGACAGGAAGAAAGACAAGTGTCAACATTAGCTTTACCAGCTTAAATGCAGAGCAATTCTCTTGTCTACATATACataataatgtataaataatcttatttattttttattttaaaacttttacaataatttatattttattgatTGATACCAAGCAAGCAGTATTTTTTGTTTGGACTTAAGTGTATGTTGGTAGTTTGTGAACTTAAAGGCAAGGTCCATGATCtctaaaagccaatgttgaaatttgaaatcacctaaacaaacacgcccctaccccaatagaatctggaccatCTTTTGATACacctgccccacacatacacaacccaggcaacgatgtcatttagtagacacgccccttactgctgattggctacaagtgtgttttggtggTCGGCCCgacttccttttccaaagcgtttttttAGAAATCGTGCACTCCACCTTTaacaaccctacaatgaaagCCGTCTCATTAGGCATGCTGTTTTTGATTCCCTTGTTattgtgacatcacaaaaacaaaGCCCATGGCCATTGACGGGTTAATTTGACTCAAAACACTCTTTTGAATGTTTCTTAGCACATTGTAGCGCTAATGAGGCTAAAGATagtattgtctcagactgtattcacaggaatcagatctattttaactaaAAGTGCTCAATGTCTGTTGGTAAGGGTGTGAGGAGCAGTAGGTCTTTTgcttttaaaggtacacacataaAAACAGAACTTTATTGGTCCTACTCAAATAGAGGCGTTTTGGACATGATATAACAAATTATAAAGTATGTAACGTCACAGACACTTCTAAGCACaactgagacttatattacatcttgtaaaaatggtcTTAATATGTCAAAATACAGAGagcataaaaaacatttagtaataataaaataaaatatcaataattcaaaataattaATTGTCGGGCTCTTTTCACTATTTATGAATTTAAGAGTTGGGGGggctttaaatgtttttaacgcAGAGAACGAAATGCTGCAGCCTGCGAAGGCCGCATATGCAGGATGCATACGTCATCCAGcgtggtttatttaagttaaatgaacattacattcgcaagtcatgaGTATATTATAACAACtaacgattaactaagaataactgttaactttataattgttaatattctgaaataaaacactcttgatgacgtatgcagcctagaaatgcgacctccgtaggctgcagccttcggattgagaaacggcctctgtgaCGTGGACATTGAGACGTTGGCATTTGAATCGTAAAACTTTATTGTTCTCACACAGGAACACAGAACGGACTGAGTGGATTCGGTAGACGTGTCAGCTAAGGAAGTGAAGCTGCAGAAACATTTAACAGTCCCGCAAAACCCCTTTCTAACAGGGGATGATTTTAGGATTTAAATTCACGTAAATTGACCTTCATCTTTAAACGTAATACATTCCTATTCAGTTTTTTATTGTCAGTGAAAATGTTGACCAAATTTGAGACAAAGTCGGCCCGAGTGAAAGGTAAGTAGCGCCGTATCTGCTCAGGCTAACTTCATCTGACTGTTTCTTTACACGGACACCTTTATATGCGCCTGTATTTCATCTTATTTGTTTTGAACTGTTTGTGATATAATTTAAGAAATCACTGTGTAATATAATCTATAACTAATTGTATAGTGAATTTCGTCCTTTGACATTTGACTGAGTACTGTTAAGTCAGTCGATGTTAGCATACAGCTACTGGTTAGCAATACATAGATTGCAGAATGGATTAAAGTGACATGCTGATGGCATTAGctgatatattatttattattacttAGATTATATTAAAAGGGAGATAAATATGATATTATAAAGCAAACAGCACTGAAGTAAAATAGCTGTTACAGTACTAATCCACAATCTAGACTAGTTGTTGTTTCAATACACACTTATGCATATTTGTTGATCTCTCGATCGATCTTTTTCTCGTTTAGGACTAAGTTTTCACCCTAAAAGGCCCTGGATTCTTGCCAGTCTGCACAATGGAGTCATCCAGCTGTGGGACTATCGCATGTGTACCCTCATCGACAAGTTTGACGAGCATGATGGTATGACAAAGACTTATACATGATCTTATGGCCTCTGGTACTTCATTATAAGCTCTCACTATATTGTAAATTGTCATTTAGGTCCAGTCAGAGGTATTGACTTTCACAAGCAGCAGCCTCTGTTTGTGTCAGGAGGCGATGACTACAAGATCAAGGTTTGCATCCGTCACACCCAAATCTGATAAGAATAGCACGTTTTAATTTAGCAAGTTTATAGATTGAGAACATAATGCATTGATTAAAAAGGGTcatgtttattaatatttatttcagGTCTGGAACTATAAACTGCGTCGGTGTCTTTTCACTCTTCTGGGACATCTTGATTACATTCGCACCACCTTCTTCCACCATGTAGGCTCTATATTTATAGTGcactttaatttattgtaacaatAATATATAGTACACAAGTCCAATATGTCTCATTCTCTTCTTCAGGAGTATCCCTGGATCCTTAGTGCATCTGATGATCAGACCATCCGCATTTGGAACTGGCAGTCCAGAACATGTGTCTGGTGAGTATTTGTACACATTTTCAGCTGAGGCTGGGACGATTAATTGTGCGATTATGCTTGCTTTGCAGTTCAATGAAATGCCATTACATCCAAAAGCCATAGGGctctctcatgcagaaactcacTAACTCCCATATGGTCTCTGTGCTCTCTCTCCAGTGTGCTGACTGGCCATAATCACTATGTGATGTGTGCTCAGTTTCATCCCTCTGAGGACCTGGTGGTGTCAGCCAGCCTGGATCAGACTGTGCGCGTGTGGGATATTTCTGGTGAGGAGGTTTGGGACAGGATGGAGTGGTTTGGGAAGGCTGGGGACAGGGGGAATGGAAGGAGAATGTGGAGGAAGAGCGAGGTTGCCTATGGCGTACTCTTCCTCATGTTCTCCCTCTACAGTGTGTACAGAAAAAAACTCTGTGGGCTCTATGCAAAAATACCTCTCACACTCAGTTATAATGATATAGATACAGAAATTGCTCATGTTGTTTATGAGCAAGAGTATTGTCATGTATGAGTTTTACGGCAAACAATTTTTAACGTACATCACCTAAGGgcagattttatttatttgtgatcTTGGTTGTGTCTCAATCAGCTACCTTGCTTCCTAAGTCATGAGTCAGTATATCCTATACAAAGTTTCAGGCAATCATATTTttacattgggacactgttcacttatttttctgtGCAGGGACTGCTTAAGCACGTTGTGATAATTCACAACGGTTATTCATCAACAatcggcaaaaccaacatctctccGACTTAattttaaacacttgtatattaTAGTGTTTATATAACGCTTGTATAAGTATATTatgaaaatcacttttattcTCTTACATGATATCCGTGCAtaaatttaaaggaatattacattttaatatttttaaatgtaatatttacatataaAGTAAATTGTGGTTCCTTCCTGATTAgcaatgtgtatttatattaaaactaaagcaaacatttttcttttcaaaaatcatgTTGCGTTTTGTAAAGTCTGAGTTTGCTCAAGCGATTTCAGTTCGAGAGCTTCAGAAAAGGTCACATGATTTCTTGTAAGGAAATGGGAACCATtgatgctcactggtttttgcgttgcattgtgTGAATTTTAAGGGTGCAAACAggccctgactactgaacaagtTCGCTGATTGAGACGCAGACCAAGTTTATGATAGGAACGCTGATATGAGaggtgtttttgttttttgcatgcTCTTATATAATTGTCAATGCCTGTATTTGACACCTGCTTTTCATTGCTTAACATGTTTCTCATTAACCTTTTAATCTGCTTGCTGTCTTAACTGTCTTAGAACTTTAATGTCCTAAAAACATGTTTAACAAGTTGTACTCTCTGTCATCTTTCGCTTCGCACACAAATTAACACCAATGTGCAAAACAGCTACGTGTATAGTATATAGATATGGAATGAAGTTTATAAATGTTGTCTTTTGCTATGATGCATGTATAAATATCAGATTATACGACTGCTTGAACTTAACAATATATGGATACAATCCTAAAATAACACCCATGACATTTTTACTATTATCACATTGCTATACGTTTTTGTAAAGTTTGTgtgtctttaaagggatagttcaccaaaaaatttaaattctgtcattgtttactgACCCTCAAgctgttacaaacctgtatgaatatCTTCTggtaaacacaaaggaagatatttgttaTCAAGCAAGAGAACAGAAGCACcgtttacttccatagtagggaagaacaatactatggaagtcaatggtgttcAAAacctgtttggttacaaacatcgcttaaaatatctttatttgtgttaagcagaacaaagaaattcatacatgtTTATAACAACACGAAGGTGAGTGAATGATAacaaaattgtcatttttgggtgaactatccatttcaTTTCCACttacttgaaaaaaaaaatgtcattcaATGACTCTCAAacctaccgagcccctaaggggacatagagaaaaaattaaattaagtttagtttcatgtgctcccgcgaaaccttcatgtgctcacgcaaaaccttcatgtgctcacgcgaaaccatGTGCAGAATTTTAGTTTTGTGTGCTCGTGTGAAACTATCGTGCGCgcatgtgaaactttcgctttcacgtgctCGCGCGATAGCTTCaagtgagcacgcgaaactaaacgtaaaaaaaattctgcacatgaaagtttcgcgtgagcacatgaaacgaaacttaattttttctctatgtcaccttaggggctccgtacaaACCCTAGTGCATGATTAAAAGATAATTTGATCTATCATTGTATCGCTAACAAATGCATGAATTAACTGCGGTATTTCTCACCCATCTAACGTTCAGCGCCCCTCCAGAGAACATTAGACACGCTCCATTCCCATCAATCCACCAGTCCATTCATTCACCGCTCACTTCCTGTGCAGCTCCCATGAACCCCCGCCCCGGAAACATCCACATGTGTACAGCGGTCACTACTGCAGCAGCTTTTGTTGGACTTTTAATCATTCGGCATTTGTGCTTAGATCTCAGACACACATTCTGTTCTCCTCTTCTCTCTGGGTCTTAACCTGAGTTAAGCTGATCATCTCACGTTTTTCAAACCCAATCTTTCCAACCCAATTTTTCTCACCAACCCAATGTGATTTTTAGGTCTCTCTCTAATAACAACCACAATCTAGGTGTTCTGCCTTCTGATTTACACCTGTTGTCGGGTACAATTTATTACCTTTTGGTGGAGTTCACTATAGTtaaaccttaaagggacactctacttttaaacaaaaataaaaggctaattttccagctcccctagagttaaacatttgatttttaccgtttcggaatccattcagccgatctccgggtctggcggtaccacttttagagCATAGCTTAggataattcattgaat from Paramisgurnus dabryanus chromosome 6, PD_genome_1.1, whole genome shotgun sequence encodes the following:
- the tspan37 gene encoding tetraspanin 37, with protein sequence MDLPRRIINICIKAVSLLLLLAGISLIIGGAFLLHKYRSHGLFFSNFYILLPALLAVISGVLILSSGSLGCVLSSSDPSCCLQASFVYILIVVFCAVSTTATLASVHTGQLDADLAPLKDVFQNYSGNNQDPDTHAVNALQSELQCCGVKYYTDWLDTQWFNHSGKYEVPVSCCNKTFHTCNGTLHIPALLCNEGCQIKFEKQLSLMLHVIIIASLVVILVLVFSWMSVGYLMKHQPLQEYQILNQE
- the pex19 gene encoding peroxisomal biogenesis factor 19 — encoded protein: MASAPDAPDRELDELLDSALDDFDKTNVPPPAPEAQAAPNAGTTEEKPPLLEDSKFFETIFDGEMANQAREEWEKAMSELAQEEPELLQHFQKLSEAAGKVGSDVASQQEFTSCLKETLSGMAKNADNLQSAGLAGDDLVKTLENLGLNENGEGGEDGNILPIMQSIMQNLLSKDVLYPSLKEITEKYPEWLESNKQSIPPDQFIQYEQQYKIMGEICSQFEKEGDKESTFENILELMQKLQDLGQPPKELAGEAPPGLNFDPESLHLPGVPGVPGAEQCSIM